Proteins encoded within one genomic window of Synechococcus sp. PCC 7335:
- a CDS encoding ABC transporter substrate-binding protein yields the protein MQIIKRDRLIRMFSVLVAGLAIASCSPTSTETTTNSSSDNMAESAPPQSGSAEQIVLAIGGESEEGYDPTLGWGRYGAPLFQSTLLKRDENLEIVNDLATDYSVSEDGLTWTVTIREDAVFSDGEPLTATDVAYTFNKAAESGGLTDVTQLEQATAVDETTVELKLKQPQSTFVNRLITLGIVPEHAHDDDYARNPIGSGPYKMVQWDEGQQLIVEANPEYYGQAPGIERLVFLFVEEDGAFAAAKAGQAQVAAVPQSLAVQDVEGMTLRDVVSVDNRGLMFPYQPAGSGTTPDGDPIGNDVTADLAIRQAVNYAVDRQALVEGILEGYGSPAYGPVSGLAWEEPEANIEDAQPERAKEILAEAGWADSDGDGIVEKDGLDAEFTVLYKADDSIRQALALATAEMLEPIGIRVNVEGKSWDDIEPLMHSNVVVFGWGSHDQTEMYNLYHSQSAQGDYYNTGYYANAAIDSRLDLAMGAPSEAEAITYWKAAQWDGDEGVTTKGDAAWAWLVNLDHTYFVDECLDVGESQVEPHGHGWPITANIADWQWTCD from the coding sequence ATGCAGATAATCAAACGGGATCGCCTGATCAGGATGTTCAGCGTTTTGGTGGCTGGATTGGCGATCGCCAGCTGCTCCCCGACCTCGACTGAGACCACAACCAACAGCAGCTCAGACAACATGGCTGAGAGCGCTCCCCCTCAGTCCGGCTCTGCTGAGCAGATTGTGCTAGCCATTGGTGGTGAGAGTGAAGAAGGCTACGATCCGACTCTGGGCTGGGGCCGCTACGGCGCACCGCTGTTTCAAAGCACACTGCTAAAGCGCGATGAGAATTTAGAGATTGTTAACGATTTGGCTACTGACTATAGCGTCAGTGAAGATGGCTTAACCTGGACGGTCACCATCAGAGAAGATGCTGTTTTTTCAGATGGTGAACCACTGACGGCGACGGATGTTGCCTACACTTTCAACAAAGCTGCTGAAAGCGGTGGCCTCACCGATGTGACTCAGCTAGAGCAGGCCACCGCAGTTGATGAAACGACAGTGGAACTAAAGCTAAAGCAGCCGCAAAGCACCTTTGTTAACCGCTTAATTACGCTCGGGATTGTGCCAGAACACGCCCACGATGATGACTACGCCCGCAATCCTATCGGCTCCGGTCCCTACAAAATGGTGCAGTGGGATGAAGGTCAGCAGCTAATCGTAGAAGCCAACCCTGAGTATTATGGGCAGGCTCCTGGAATTGAGCGGCTGGTGTTTTTGTTTGTTGAAGAAGATGGGGCGTTTGCAGCGGCGAAAGCAGGTCAGGCGCAGGTGGCAGCGGTGCCTCAATCACTGGCGGTACAAGATGTTGAGGGAATGACGCTGCGGGATGTGGTCAGTGTTGATAACCGAGGGCTGATGTTTCCCTACCAGCCTGCTGGCAGCGGTACCACGCCGGACGGCGACCCGATTGGTAATGATGTTACAGCTGATTTGGCCATTCGGCAGGCGGTTAACTATGCGGTTGATCGGCAGGCTTTAGTAGAAGGTATTTTAGAAGGCTATGGCTCACCGGCCTATGGTCCAGTCAGCGGGCTGGCTTGGGAAGAGCCTGAGGCTAATATCGAAGATGCTCAGCCGGAGCGGGCCAAAGAGATTTTAGCTGAGGCAGGCTGGGCCGACAGCGATGGGGACGGCATTGTTGAAAAGGATGGCTTAGACGCTGAGTTTACCGTCTTATACAAGGCAGACGACAGCATTCGGCAGGCGCTAGCCCTGGCAACTGCTGAAATGCTTGAACCTATTGGTATTCGAGTCAACGTAGAAGGGAAAAGCTGGGATGATATCGAGCCTCTGATGCACAGCAATGTGGTGGTATTTGGCTGGGGCAGTCATGACCAAACTGAAATGTACAACCTGTACCACTCACAGTCAGCGCAAGGCGACTATTACAACACGGGCTACTATGCAAATGCAGCGATAGACAGCAGGCTAGATCTGGCGATGGGTGCCCCTTCAGAAGCAGAGGCCATTACCTATTGGAAAGCCGCTCAGTGGGATGGCGATGAGGGCGTCACGACCAAAGGAGACGCCGCTTGGGCTTGGCTGGTAAATCTCGATCACACCTATTTTGTAGATGAGTGTTTGGACGTTGGCGAGTCGCAGGTAGAACCCCACGGTCATGGTTGGCCAATTACCGCCAATATTGCTGACTGGCAGTGGACGTGCGACTAG
- a CDS encoding ABC transporter permease, with translation MRLTASTPQTIPLLKQQNNRRQKTLAAIVLGSIFLLGIIVSPWILGDSGLSTVLTQRNQPPTWGHPFGTDWLGRDMLRRSLHGLSLSLRVGLLAASVSALIGTGLGLVAGTVGGWVDAVIIWIIDVFFSLPHLVLLILIAFAVGGGTRGVIIAVALTHWTSLARVIRAEVLQVSSADYVQLSRQLGKRSLWIARHHMVPHVVPQLLVGLILLFPHAILHEAALSFIGIGLSPHLPAIGIILAESMRHLSTGYWWLGVMPGALLLLSVKAFDWLGENVRSLLDPKTSQE, from the coding sequence ATGAGGCTCACGGCATCGACACCGCAGACGATACCTCTATTAAAACAACAAAACAACCGCCGACAAAAGACATTAGCGGCCATTGTTTTGGGCAGCATTTTCCTGTTGGGGATTATCGTCAGTCCTTGGATTCTAGGCGATTCAGGACTCTCGACTGTGCTCACGCAGCGCAACCAGCCGCCTACTTGGGGCCATCCTTTTGGCACCGACTGGCTGGGGCGAGATATGTTGAGGCGATCGCTCCATGGCCTTTCGCTTAGCCTGCGGGTAGGGCTACTTGCCGCGAGCGTCAGTGCCCTGATTGGTACGGGCTTGGGCTTGGTCGCCGGGACGGTCGGTGGCTGGGTGGATGCGGTGATCATCTGGATTATCGATGTTTTCTTTAGCCTGCCTCATCTTGTGCTGTTGATTCTAATTGCCTTTGCCGTAGGTGGGGGCACTCGGGGCGTGATTATCGCGGTTGCTCTGACCCATTGGACCAGTTTGGCGCGGGTGATTCGAGCTGAAGTGCTACAGGTGAGCAGCGCTGACTATGTGCAGCTATCTCGCCAGTTGGGTAAGCGATCGCTCTGGATTGCCCGTCATCACATGGTGCCGCACGTAGTACCGCAGCTATTAGTCGGTCTGATTCTGTTGTTTCCGCATGCTATTTTGCACGAGGCGGCGTTGTCTTTTATTGGTATTGGTTTGTCGCCTCATCTCCCAGCGATCGGGATTATTTTAGCCGAGTCGATGCGTCATCTTTCTACTGGCTATTGGTGGTTGGGCGTGATGCCCGGAGCGTTGCTGCTGCTGTCGGTGAAAGCCTTTGACTGGCTAGGTGAGAATGTGCGATCGCTCCTCGATCCGAAAACTAGCCAGGAATAG
- a CDS encoding ABC transporter ATP-binding protein — MLSISNLGVTFTQYDQGLRRKQLSVITDLDLDVNPGEVVAVVGASGSGKSLLAHALLGILPENAAISGTMQFQGETLTPARCQALRGKTIALIPQSIGFLDPLMTVGSQVQRVAQLGGRTKTEAYASVNKTFARYDLPVSVRDRYPFQLSGGMARRVLVSTAVVTQAQLVIADEPTPGLHPDIVVETLNHLKALALEGRGVILITHDIGAALQIADRVAVFYAGTTVEIAAVQDFSSGNLRHPYTQALWRSLPQNDFVPVPGNQPSPEQLPSGCLFGDRCSWVSDQCLVARPPLRKLNHGWVRCVHAEG; from the coding sequence ATGCTATCTATCTCTAACTTAGGGGTGACCTTCACACAATACGACCAGGGGTTACGCCGCAAACAGCTCTCTGTCATCACCGATTTAGATTTGGATGTGAACCCTGGCGAGGTCGTAGCGGTCGTCGGCGCGAGCGGCTCGGGAAAAAGTCTCTTGGCTCATGCGCTATTAGGCATTTTGCCCGAGAATGCTGCGATTAGCGGCACCATGCAATTTCAAGGGGAAACGCTCACGCCAGCGCGCTGCCAGGCACTGCGCGGTAAAACGATTGCCTTAATCCCTCAATCCATAGGCTTTTTGGATCCGCTGATGACAGTAGGGTCGCAGGTTCAGCGGGTAGCCCAGCTAGGGGGCCGTACCAAAACAGAAGCCTACGCGAGCGTAAACAAGACCTTTGCCCGCTACGATTTGCCCGTAAGCGTACGCGATCGCTATCCCTTTCAGCTCTCCGGCGGCATGGCCAGACGGGTACTTGTCTCTACAGCAGTAGTGACACAGGCCCAGCTAGTGATTGCCGATGAACCGACGCCCGGACTTCATCCCGATATTGTTGTAGAAACGCTCAATCATCTAAAAGCGCTGGCCTTAGAAGGACGAGGCGTTATTTTAATTACGCATGACATTGGAGCCGCTTTGCAAATTGCCGATCGGGTTGCCGTGTTTTATGCAGGGACAACGGTCGAGATTGCCGCTGTACAAGACTTTTCGAGTGGGAACTTACGCCATCCTTACACCCAGGCGCTGTGGCGATCGCTGCCGCAAAACGACTTTGTGCCGGTTCCGGGCAACCAGCCGAGTCCTGAGCAGTTACCGTCGGGGTGTCTGTTTGGCGATCGCTGCTCGTGGGTGAGCGACCAGTGTCTGGTGGCAAGACCGCCGCTCAGGAAGTTGAATCATGGCTGGGTGAGGTGCGTTCATGCTGAAGGGTAA
- a CDS encoding ABC transporter ATP-binding protein, with protein sequence MLKGNNLWFRYGKQSPWVVEARSLAVAPGEILGLMAPSGYGKTTLGKLLAGYLRPSRGTVSVDGRSLPKKSYCPVQLVFQNPELAINPRWRIRQILEESHPPNPHWLEAFGIYPGWLSRYPHELSGGELQRVAIARVLNPATRYLIADEMTAMLDANTQALIWQGVLTFARQQQVGLIVISHDQPLLKRICDRILDLRSCSTAPKDLLLSEQLGLTLHSSRN encoded by the coding sequence ATGCTGAAGGGTAACAATCTGTGGTTTCGCTATGGGAAACAGTCACCTTGGGTAGTGGAAGCGCGTAGCCTAGCGGTCGCACCGGGTGAAATCTTAGGGCTGATGGCCCCCTCTGGCTATGGTAAAACCACGCTCGGCAAGCTGCTAGCGGGCTACTTGCGACCCAGTCGAGGCACGGTAAGCGTAGATGGGCGCTCGCTACCTAAAAAAAGCTATTGCCCAGTGCAGCTTGTTTTCCAAAATCCTGAGCTAGCTATCAATCCGCGCTGGCGCATCCGCCAAATTTTAGAAGAAAGTCATCCTCCTAATCCTCACTGGCTCGAAGCCTTTGGCATTTATCCCGGCTGGCTCAGCCGCTATCCTCACGAACTCAGCGGCGGCGAACTGCAGCGGGTGGCGATCGCGCGTGTTCTCAACCCGGCTACGCGATATCTGATCGCAGATGAGATGACCGCCATGCTTGATGCCAACACCCAAGCACTGATTTGGCAAGGTGTGCTCACGTTTGCACGGCAGCAGCAGGTAGGACTAATCGTGATTAGTCACGATCAGCCTTTGCTAAAGAGAATTTGCGATCGCATTTTGGATTTAAGAAGTTGCTCAACCGCTCCCAAAGATTTGCTATTGAGTGAACAACTAGGCCTTACCCTTCATTCCTCTAGAAACTGA
- a CDS encoding DMT family transporter — translation MTKNSVWAQSSLAVLTSLLFAGSFVAGKYTTDEMGPLLITLLRYVVASAFLAVLVWRSQETSLRLSTASVADKICLCLLGSTGVVGYHFFFFSSLRYTAVANSAIINAFNPVVTGFLAAVILKETLLVRNYIGGTIAILGVLILLTDANLTALLQLQFNRGDLLMLCAVLCWACYSILLRHLGKRYSGLAMSYYGALFGVAQLFLLIPLELKVTGFPTLSLPALLGVVYMGIGASGIGYLLFTISTQRIGPTKSTSIVYSGVPVWVALLAWLFFAEPITPWMILSMLLILLGLRTVLQTPKENLEA, via the coding sequence ATGACAAAAAACAGCGTATGGGCTCAAAGCTCACTGGCAGTCCTGACTAGCTTACTATTTGCCGGTAGCTTTGTTGCTGGTAAGTACACAACTGATGAAATGGGACCGCTGTTGATTACGCTGCTGCGCTATGTGGTTGCCAGCGCGTTTTTGGCCGTGTTGGTATGGCGAAGCCAAGAGACTAGTCTACGGCTCTCCACGGCGTCTGTTGCCGACAAGATTTGTTTATGCTTACTAGGGAGTACTGGCGTTGTCGGCTACCACTTCTTTTTCTTTTCTAGCTTGCGCTACACGGCAGTGGCGAATTCGGCCATCATCAACGCATTTAATCCAGTGGTTACGGGCTTTTTGGCAGCGGTGATCTTGAAAGAGACACTCTTGGTAAGAAACTATATCGGAGGTACGATCGCTATTCTTGGCGTCCTGATCTTACTGACTGATGCCAACCTCACGGCGCTACTTCAGCTTCAGTTCAACCGGGGCGACTTACTGATGCTGTGTGCTGTTCTTTGCTGGGCCTGCTATTCCATTTTGCTACGCCACCTTGGCAAGCGCTATAGCGGGCTAGCAATGAGCTACTACGGTGCACTTTTTGGCGTTGCCCAGCTCTTTCTTTTGATCCCATTAGAGTTGAAAGTAACTGGTTTCCCTACGCTCTCTCTGCCTGCCCTTTTAGGCGTAGTGTACATGGGGATTGGAGCTTCTGGTATTGGCTACTTACTGTTCACAATTAGTACCCAACGCATCGGACCTACCAAGTCTACTAGTATCGTCTATAGCGGCGTACCTGTTTGGGTTGCTTTACTCGCTTGGCTGTTCTTTGCCGAACCCATTACGCCTTGGATGATACTAAGTATGCTGTTAATCTTGCTTGGATTACGAACCGTCTTACAGACCCCTAAAGAGAACCTAGAAGCGTAA
- a CDS encoding ABC transporter permease yields MDVRLEEMQLGESQIKDLLLFVVQKLLRLGLLLLAVAVFTFVLLSFSPIDPVRAYIGADMMQISADQQALIAERWGLDQPMWSRFLDWLGQLLQGNLGTSLVFNQPVSAVIASRFQASLQMLAIAWLLSGLLGLALGIVAGTLRGRWTDRLIRLYAYTLASAPTFWVALLLLIVFAVSFKVAPICCAAPPGVLSQEVTLWQRIHHLLLPAAALSIIGIANITLHTRQKLIDVLHSDYVLFARAQGESLWNIVRYHGFRNILLPAITLQFASLSELFGGSVLVEQVFAYPGLGEATVQAALRSDIPLLVGIVFFSALFVYTGNTLADLAYPMIDPRIRLGDRSA; encoded by the coding sequence GTGGACGTGCGACTAGAAGAAATGCAATTGGGAGAGAGCCAAATCAAAGACTTGTTGTTGTTTGTCGTTCAAAAGCTGTTGCGACTCGGACTGTTGCTGCTAGCGGTGGCTGTGTTTACCTTCGTGCTGCTAAGCTTTTCACCGATTGATCCGGTGCGGGCTTACATTGGCGCGGACATGATGCAAATTAGCGCCGACCAGCAGGCGCTGATCGCTGAGCGGTGGGGGCTAGATCAGCCGATGTGGAGTCGTTTTTTAGATTGGTTAGGTCAGCTTTTGCAGGGTAACTTGGGGACTTCGCTGGTATTCAATCAGCCGGTGAGTGCTGTGATTGCTTCGCGGTTTCAGGCTTCTTTGCAAATGCTGGCGATCGCATGGTTGCTATCTGGTTTGCTCGGCTTAGCTTTGGGCATTGTTGCCGGGACGCTCCGAGGGCGCTGGACCGATCGGCTTATTCGACTCTACGCCTACACGCTGGCTTCTGCGCCGACGTTTTGGGTAGCCTTGTTGCTGCTGATTGTCTTTGCCGTATCGTTTAAAGTAGCGCCGATTTGCTGCGCCGCACCGCCCGGTGTGCTCTCTCAAGAGGTGACGCTTTGGCAGCGGATCCATCACTTGTTATTACCCGCAGCGGCCCTTAGTATTATCGGCATTGCCAATATTACCTTGCACACTCGTCAAAAGCTAATTGATGTGCTCCATAGCGACTATGTGTTGTTTGCCCGTGCGCAGGGCGAAAGCCTATGGAACATTGTGCGCTACCACGGATTTCGCAACATTCTTCTACCGGCAATCACGCTACAGTTTGCCTCCTTAAGTGAGTTGTTCGGTGGTTCGGTACTCGTAGAGCAAGTGTTTGCCTATCCAGGACTGGGAGAAGCCACGGTGCAGGCGGCGCTACGCAGCGACATTCCTCTGCTGGTGGGAATTGTGTTTTTCAGCGCGCTGTTTGTGTATACCGGCAATACGCTGGCTGATTTGGCCTATCCAATGATTGATCCGCGCATTCGCTTGGGAGATCGTTCGGCATGA
- a CDS encoding TIGR01548 family HAD-type hydrolase: MKPFAVAVFDIDGVIRDVGGSYRRAIADTVEHYTNGRYRPTIEDIDQLKGEGIWNNDWKASEEMIHRYCAQQQQPHSGASYEEITSYFQKRYRGPDIEDPDQWTGYISNEPLLVEKSYLDTLAQSGIPYAFFSGATQGSANFVLQRRIGLIDPILVAMEDAPSKPDPTGLMMSVQLVEAQQPRCKNLPVVYAGDTTADMKTIVAAKQQFPEREWLAIGILPPHAQQNCDYQASYTEKLKTAGALIVLKNVQQITAERLQSLL; the protein is encoded by the coding sequence ATGAAGCCATTTGCCGTAGCCGTATTTGATATCGATGGTGTGATTAGAGATGTCGGTGGGTCTTATCGACGAGCGATCGCAGATACCGTAGAACATTACACCAATGGCCGCTATCGTCCCACCATAGAAGATATCGATCAGCTCAAAGGTGAAGGCATTTGGAACAACGACTGGAAAGCCTCAGAAGAAATGATTCATCGCTATTGCGCGCAGCAGCAGCAACCTCACTCTGGCGCTAGCTACGAAGAGATCACTAGCTACTTTCAAAAGCGCTACCGGGGTCCTGATATCGAAGATCCCGATCAGTGGACTGGATATATCTCTAACGAACCACTACTTGTTGAAAAAAGCTATCTAGACACCCTCGCCCAATCTGGCATTCCCTACGCTTTCTTCAGTGGCGCAACCCAAGGATCTGCAAACTTTGTACTGCAAAGGCGAATTGGTCTAATCGATCCTATTCTAGTCGCGATGGAAGATGCGCCTAGCAAGCCAGATCCAACAGGTCTAATGATGTCCGTGCAGCTTGTAGAAGCCCAGCAGCCGAGATGTAAAAATCTACCGGTTGTCTATGCGGGTGATACAACCGCTGATATGAAAACGATTGTTGCTGCTAAACAACAGTTCCCTGAAAGAGAATGGTTAGCAATCGGAATTTTGCCACCCCACGCCCAGCAAAATTGCGACTATCAAGCTAGCTATACCGAAAAGCTGAAAACCGCAGGCGCACTCATCGTGCTTAAAAACGTTCAGCAAATTACAGCAGAACGGCTACAAAGTCTGTTGTAG
- a CDS encoding MbnP family copper-binding protein, translating to MPVVLFCSQLAAKASADPASADSTDSQMVTIQFEGTVGDEPFACGDTYRLGSADSLVTPLDFRFYVSEVVLVNAEGDAVPLVLEQDGLWQHQNVALIDFEDKTGGCINGTSQTRAQVVGAVPPGEYTGLKFTLGVPFALNHIDSTLAPSPLNLTSMWWNWNFGYKFARIEFENVADAAASKHTATGSIATGSTATGSTDTSSADESDFSQAFALHLGSVGCQMDSAQPPVSCSVPNRPEIVLTDFDPLQNVVVTDLSALLAETNLSENQEGTAIGCMSSPEDSDCSGVMQNLGLPFGDRPTTEQTVFSVQ from the coding sequence TTGCCTGTAGTTCTCTTTTGTAGTCAGCTTGCTGCCAAAGCCAGTGCAGATCCAGCCAGTGCAGATTCAACTGATAGCCAAATGGTGACGATTCAGTTTGAGGGCACGGTAGGCGATGAGCCTTTTGCCTGTGGTGATACTTATCGACTAGGATCGGCCGATAGCCTAGTAACCCCCTTAGATTTTCGGTTTTATGTATCAGAAGTTGTGCTGGTCAACGCCGAGGGCGATGCTGTTCCTTTGGTACTAGAACAAGATGGTCTGTGGCAGCATCAAAATGTTGCTTTGATTGACTTTGAAGATAAAACGGGTGGCTGTATCAACGGCACTTCTCAGACACGGGCCCAGGTCGTAGGCGCAGTGCCGCCGGGTGAATATACCGGGCTAAAGTTTACGCTAGGGGTCCCCTTCGCGCTGAACCATATCGACTCGACCCTAGCGCCCTCGCCACTGAATCTGACTTCGATGTGGTGGAACTGGAACTTTGGCTACAAGTTTGCACGAATAGAGTTTGAGAACGTGGCAGATGCTGCTGCTAGTAAGCACACGGCTACTGGCTCTATAGCTACTGGCTCTACAGCTACTGGCTCTACGGACACTAGCTCTGCTGACGAATCAGACTTTTCGCAGGCTTTCGCACTCCACTTAGGCAGCGTTGGCTGTCAGATGGATTCTGCGCAGCCACCTGTGAGCTGTAGCGTTCCTAATCGCCCAGAGATTGTACTAACAGACTTTGATCCGCTTCAGAATGTTGTTGTCACCGATCTGTCGGCCTTGTTAGCCGAGACGAATCTATCAGAGAATCAAGAAGGCACGGCGATCGGCTGTATGTCGAGCCCAGAGGACAGCGACTGTAGCGGCGTTATGCAGAATCTAGGACTGCCTTTTGGTGATCGCCCTACCACTGAGCAAACTGTTTTTAGCGTTCAATAG